The Planctellipticum variicoloris DNA window GCCGGGAAACGACGTCCCGCTCCAGTTCGTCCCGGCTCAGGTTCAGTGCGCTCGATCCGACGTCCCGCTGGGCGTAGCCGATGCTCGGCGCAAACGCAGTGTCCCGATGCAGCGCGAAGCCGGCATGCACCGCATTGAGCGCCTGGACCGACTGATCGCGATCGACCAGCACCGAGATTTTGATCTCGCTGGTCGTGATCATCACGATGTTCACCCCTGCGTCGGACAGCGACTTGAACATCTGGGCGGCAACGCCCGTGTGGGTCCGCATCCCGGCGCCGACGACCGAGACCTTGGCCACGTTCGTACCGTGGTGGACTTCGCCAGCACCGAGCTGCCTGACGGCCTCCTCGGCCGCGGTCAGCGCATCCGCGAGGTCGTCCTGCGGCACCGTGAACGAAACTTCCGCGACGCCCGCCTCGGCGACGTCCTGGATCACCATGTCGATGGCAATCTTGCGGGCGGCCATCGTGGCGAACAGGGCATTCAGCACGCCGGGCCGGTCGGGCAGCCGGCGGAGGTTCACAATCGCCTCGTTCTTAACGAGGGCCACGCTGCTGACGACTGGGACGTTCTCGTCGAGCTGCGGCGCGATGAGAGTTCCTTCACCTTCCGCATAGGCGGGGCGGACCTGCAGCGGCACGCGGTACTTCTTCGCGAATTCGATCGACCGAGAATGCATCTTGCCTCCGCCGAGGCTGGTCAGCTCCAGCATTTCGTCGTACGAAATCCGGGTCAGCTTTCGCGCTTCCTTTACAGCCCGCGGATCGGTCGTATAGATGCCGTCGACGTCGGTATAAATCTCGCAGACATCCGCCTGTAGCACCGCCGCCAGCGCCGTCGCCGTCGTGTCGCTCCCTCCGCGGCCGAGGGTCGTAATATTGAAGTCGTCGTCGATCCCCTGAAATCCCGCAGCAATCACGATCTTACCGGCGTCGAGCGCCGCCCGGATGCGATCGGTGCTGATCCGCCGGATGCGGGCCTTGGTGTAGGTCGAGTCCGTGAAAATGCCGATCTGATAGCCAGTTAGGCTGATGGCGGCTTCGCCCAGTTCCTGGACGGCCATCGCCATCAGGGCGACCGATTCCTGCTCGCCGGTCGCCAGCAGCATGTCCATTTCGCGCGGGGGCGGGTTGTCGGTGATCTGGCGGGCGAGGTCGATCAGCTCGTCGGTCTTGTCGCCGCGGGCGCTGACGACCACGACCACCTGTTTGCCGGCCCGCTTGGCGTCGACGATTCGCTGAGCCGCATTCCGAATCCGCGAGGCGTCGGCCACGCTGCTGCCGCCGAACTTCTGCACGACAATCGCCACAATCCCGTCCTTCTCACAATCCCGCAACTGACGCCGCCGGGGCGGGAAAACGTCTCCACGCGCCGGCGTCAGGGGGAAAAGATAGCAGAGGAGGCGAGTTCACGACACGTTCACGCGACGTGGAATCCGGGAGAATCGACGCTGAATCGGGGAACGGCGCCGAGAAAACCGGCCGACGGCGGGACGAATTCGCGTTTCGGCATCCCATTGAACCGACGGTCCTCCTTGCCGCTGGCCGGCATGCCGGGATATTCTGAAGAACTGGCCCGACGGGGCGGGATTCCGACAACCGAACCTGTTGAAACGCGGGGACTTGGAGCGAGTCCGCCGTGGGGCCTGGAATCGTTCAGAAACGAGGATGGATTGACGATGCTGACCTACGAATACTTCTGTCAGGCGAACGAAAAGACGGTGGAAGTCGCCCACAGCATGCGGGATTCGATCGCCACCTGGGGCGAACTCTGTCAACGGGCCGGCATTGAGCCCGGCTCGACGGCGTCAGACGCTCCCGTCGAGCGGTTGATCTCCGGAGGAGCGATGGCGATCGTCAGCGGCGGCACGCCGAGCAGCCAGGCGGCTCTGCCGACGCTGCCGATGGGAGGCGGCTGCTGCGGCCGGCCGAGCCAGTGCGGGCATCACTGAGCCCGGAAGCACCGGCTGGAATGCCTGTGGCGCCCGGAGCCCTGTGGAACGCGGGAAGTTGAGAGCACGATGACAGTGGCATTTGATGTGTCGGAACTGGCGGACGTCCTGTGGGGCTGGATCAGACCCCGCATCCCGGAAGCCGCCTGGACTTGGCTCCAGGAACGCCGGACCGCGGTCGCGTCCGGCGACCGCAAGTCG harbors:
- a CDS encoding aspartate kinase, which encodes MAIVVQKFGGSSVADASRIRNAAQRIVDAKRAGKQVVVVVSARGDKTDELIDLARQITDNPPPREMDMLLATGEQESVALMAMAVQELGEAAISLTGYQIGIFTDSTYTKARIRRISTDRIRAALDAGKIVIAAGFQGIDDDFNITTLGRGGSDTTATALAAVLQADVCEIYTDVDGIYTTDPRAVKEARKLTRISYDEMLELTSLGGGKMHSRSIEFAKKYRVPLQVRPAYAEGEGTLIAPQLDENVPVVSSVALVKNEAIVNLRRLPDRPGVLNALFATMAARKIAIDMVIQDVAEAGVAEVSFTVPQDDLADALTAAEEAVRQLGAGEVHHGTNVAKVSVVGAGMRTHTGVAAQMFKSLSDAGVNIVMITTSEIKISVLVDRDQSVQALNAVHAGFALHRDTAFAPSIGYAQRDVGSSALNLSRDELERDVVSRLASMEDIVVSEVDLDTHQSRITVRHLADDPGVAAEVFTAVAEGGVMVDMIVQNMTHAHKADLSFTVPRQDLERCLLLLREVIERWPGASLSYEKEIAMLSVMGIGLRSHTGVGERMFWALGEAGVNVQMVNTSETRIGVVVGPQDAEKAHQGLLGAFELK